The following are encoded together in the Labrus mixtus chromosome 2, fLabMix1.1, whole genome shotgun sequence genome:
- the LOC132954349 gene encoding uncharacterized protein LOC132954349, with translation MYESSCDLKSVDVSRPALKKCSMIFEKNEIEAQTQNILKECEQSCSVPEIEDVRKKRYEVRVRVNPIAEWAHSVWSDWSPSALVSPIRTPNPPSDGPAVIISIVACAVVAALLLAVIHLKRNKTIWIYMITKIKGQPIPNPAKSFLKDVDFQQNHLSPHFPTFFNPLKITTEEITSSVDVLAPCRPEVALLQKMRSKSSNESSSSSFSNPSYAHLCPPPAPPASLLTSGNLDPCAADTPYGPVCSKNAVEDTEQERSEIGRKKGEILELLSKGSNERDLTPVMSDYEKIEKLQVERSRLQSLDSGVCSSEEVSQESLEADSINVTENNDGQVKRETGKAKEHVFQELFGGAGDIFGKGSIQVCSGYEPAQNLKLDSPELQSLDLGVSSEGGGQFSQEESLENADKPTESTNLLFPLSSSILSCAFSSITPLPLNLAGQALSPAMQPLQCNILQRLALMSATRSAEPSGDGYMPVRQEQS, from the exons ATGTACGAATCCTCTTGTGACCTGAAGTCTGTTGATGTCTCAAGACCAGCACTAAAGAAGTGCTCGATGATCTTCGAAAAGAATGAAATT gaggcacaaacacaaaatattttaaaagagtgtgaacagagctgcTCCGTTCCGGAGATAGAAGACGTACGTAAGAAGAGGTACGAGGTGCGTGTTCGAGTGAATCCAATTGCAGAATGGGCCCATTCAGTTTGGAGTGACTGGAGTCCTTCTGCACTGGTGTCACCTATCAGAACACCAAATCCACCATCAG ATGGTCCTGCGGTTATCATTAGCATTGTTGCATGTGCAGTAGTGGCTGCTTTGCTCCTGGCTGTCATACATTTGAAACGTAACAAAACCATCTG GATTTACATGATAACAAAAATCAAAGGTCAGCCCATACCAAACCCAGCAAAATCCTTCCTAAAAGATGTTGATTTCCAA CAGAATCATCTGAGCCCTCACTTCCCCACCTTCTTTAACCCGCTGAAAATTACCACTGAAGAGATCACCTCCTCTGTGGATGTCCTTGCACCCTGCAGGCCAGAGGTGGCACTTCTACAGAAAATGAGAAGCAAAAGCAGCAATGAGTCATCCAGTTCAAGTTTCTCCAACCCCAGTTATGCCCATTTGTGTCCTCCTCCCGCTCCTCCTGCCTCTTTGCTCACCTCTGGGAATCTGGACCCCTGTGCTGCTGATACCCCTTATGGGCCAGTTTGTAGCAAAAATGCAGTCGAAGATACAGAACAGGAGAGGAGTGAAATTGGAAGGAAAAAGGGGGAGATCCTAGAATTGCTCTCAAAAGGTAGCAATGAACGAGATCTTACGCCGGTAATGTCTGACTACGAGAAGATTGAGAAACTCCAGGTTGAGCGCTCAAGGCTCCAGAGTCTAGATtcaggtgtgtgcagcagtgAGGAGGTCAGTCAGGAAAGCCTTGAAGCAGATAGCATCAATGTGACTGAAAACAATGACGGACAGGTCAAGAGGGAGACAGGGAAAGCAAAGGAACACGTTTTTCAGGAGCTGTTTGGAGGGGCTGGAGACATTTTTGGAAAAGGCTCCATTCAGGTTTGTTCTGGTTATGAGCCAGCTCAAAATCTGAAACTTGACAGCCCTGAGCTCCAAAGCCTGGATCTGGGTGTTAGCAGCGAGGGCGGTGGGCAGTTTAGTCAGGAAGAGAGCTTAGAGAATGCTGACAAGCCCACTGAATCGACAaacctcctgtttcctctttcGTCTAGTATCTTATCATGCGCATTCTCATCCATCACGCCTCTGCCATTGAACTTGGCTGGACAAGCTTTGAGTCCTGCCATGCAACCTTTGCAATGTAATATACTTCAGAGGCTTGCTTTAATGTCAGCCACCAGGTCTGCAGAGCCCTCTGGTGATGGATACATGCCAGTAAGACAGGAACAGAGCTAA